CGTTTTGACCGCTCTTCACCCTTTCTTTTCATGTCCCCAATTCTCCAGCTGTGGATGCGTCTCTCTGGGGCCCTGCAGAAGAAGAGGAATTCGGAGATGTCCTACCGAGACATTGTGAAAAACAGCTCCAATGATGAAACTATCTCTGCCAAACAGGTCGGGAGCCTGCCTGATGCCCACGCTCCAGTGCTTGGGGTGGAAACATGGTGATCTGTTGTACTGGGGGGATGACGAATTTGCTTAATGCCTGCAGGGACAgatgaggggggaggagaggttggACTATGCTACTCGTTAATTTTTCTCATCCTTTATTAGGAAGGTAGTTTGAGGGGCTCAATTCGCCTTcccaagaggggaggggaaaagatttAGTCAGCACCCACACTGTCCTCAGGCTGTGATGGTTTCTGTGTACATTGAGCAGACAGCTCTGCTGTGAATATATGTATGTGAATCATGCCTAGGTACAAACACTGACCAAGATACTAAAGAGTAGGGCCCTACTACTACAAATTCATGGCTATGAAAAATGCGTCAGGGACCGTGAAATCCGGtcttttttgtgcttttaccctatactatacataTTTCACatgggagaccagcgtttctcaagttgggggtcctgacccaaaagggagttgcaggatggtcacaaagttattttaggggggttgtgacattgccactcttacttctgcactgcctagagagctgggcagctggagcgcAGCGGCGGTAGGACGggcgtccagctctgaaggcagcactgccagcagcagcagtgcagaagtaatggtagcaataccgcaacccccctacaataactttgagacccccacccccaactcctttttgggtcaggatccctataattacaacaccctgaaatttcagatttaaatatctgaaatcatgaaatttacgatttttaaaatcctatgactgtgaaatggacaaaatggaccatgaagttggtagggccctactaaggAGGGAAGGGAACCCTGGGACTGAAATACCCCCAGCAGGTGCATGCCCTATTCAAGTGGCAGCAGCTGTCTCCCAGGGTTTTGTCTTTCCTCCTGAATCCTGAGGGCTCAAGGTGCCAGCAAGGCTGGGACAGGGaatttcctcccttccctcccctcccctcttttctGTAATCCTGTTATAGCCAAACTCTATCTCTGCCCCAAACTCGCCAAGCTCCTGGGGTAACAAACCAAAATcatctgacagagggagggaCTGAACAGTTCAGGGGATTTGGCCTGTGATATGGAGCCTTTATACTCACAATCGCCAACTGCAGTCAAGCCCAGGCTCTTGCTGTCTGATCGTGGTTTGGTGGCCTGCCTGAAATGGGCGGGGTGGGGTGTCTTCACTCCAGATCCCGGTGGATAAATGTCCACTTTGCAAACCCCAGCAGCACAGACTGTACTAATTGGCCACCTTGCTGCCATTCTCAGGGGTGACACCAAGAACCGAATGGGTCAAGGAGTATGAAGTCCCCTCTCGTCCCTCAGGTCAGTCCCTCCGAGGCAGAGTTTAGGTACCTTGGCGAGTGTGTCTGAGAAGTTGCTCTGTCCCTGGCTAAGCTGTCCTGGGGGTAAACAGAGGCCTTCAGGTTCCAGATGGTGCCAGTCCAGGACCTTGCACTGGCaccaaatgtattttaaaagggtgtggggaaggcaagggagtgTGTGGCCAGGGCAGGGCATCAGGGAGGCCAAGGGAGCAGGAGGCTGTTAAGCAGATTACATGATCTGAGTCTGAAGCAATTGTTTGTGACGGGTGCTTGCCAGATCGAGAAGGACCTGCTCCGCACCATGCCCAGCAATGCCTGCTTCTCCAACATGAACAGCATCGGGGTGCCACGACTGCGCAGGATACTCCGGGGACTAGCCTGGCTTTACCCAGAGATTGGATACTGCCAAGGCACCGGCATGGTAATTTCACTTGCCCCTGCTTTGTGTTACTTCATTAGGGATCATTCTTTCCGCAGTAGGTGAGTCAGAGCAGCTGATTTCAGCCAGCTTCAGTGCAGCTGGGCACCATGCGAACCAAATTAGGTCAGGGGAACAGACCAAATGGAGCCATTTCTCGGGGCAGGAGAAATGGAAGGAGTAATTCTGCACACGGACTAAACTAATCTGTTTGTGGAGAGAGAGTGATATTGTTTGTTTGATTGACATGAGACTTGGCTGATGTGACTGAAATAGCAAAGAATCTCTTCGGGTGGAGTGTAAAAGAAATTCCACCAAtgggagaaagcaaagcaaagcttCTGGGTGTGGAAATGAGGGATGTTTCCATCTCCTAAACTCTAGACTTTGTCCAGGTTCCATTCCACCTAAGCACCAGTGAATGTCCCATTTAGTGCAGGCTTGGAATGAAcatctctgtttccccttctCACTAGGTGGCGGCTTCCCTGCTGCTCTTCTTGGAGGAGGAAGATGCCTTCTGGATGATGTGCGCCATCATCGAGGACTTGGTACCTGCCTCCTACTTCAGCACCACGCTGATGGGAGTGCAAACCGACCAGCGTGTCCTACGCCACCTCATCGTGCAGTACCTGCCACGGCTGGACAAGCTCCTGCAAGAGCATGACATTGGTAAAGGTGCCCCTAAGGCCATTGAATCTTTTGACCCAGGGTGCTGCTTTCAGCCTGCAGGCATGACCCAGGCTCATGCGTATGTacgtgcatgcgtgtgtgtgcagATTATCGAGCCCTATGTACTGCACAGCACCTTAAACTGAAATGATATGGTAGGAACCCCACAATTGTGAGGCTACTCCCACAATACCCCTCTCCAGCTGAATACACTCAATAAAGTGTCCCTTGGTTCACATGGCAGTGATGAAGTCAGTGTATTCCTGTTACTCCATACTCTGTTTGATATGCTGCAGGGCTTGACGATGCAGAGCTGCAGCATTGTGGTTGTGTTTTGGGGAGAAGCTGTAGGTTTCAGGGTTGGACTCAACTTACCGGAGGGCTTTTCTCACCCAAGGATGCCTGGGAGTCTTGTGTTTGCGGTTTTTTGACAACCAGGAGGTCATGGAGGCTTTGGCACTGGGACAGGGGGAGAtgcatctctccctctctcctgttTGGGGGACACAGGGAACGGGGAGTGACAAACTTTTGAGGAGGGGGAGTTTTGAATTCCTGGTGTGTGGCTGTGGCTGTACGTACGTGCGCACAATGTCCCATGTGGTTTTGGATGTTCTGATTGAGACTTGTTTAAAGGGGGCACTGTCCTATCTTAGGTCCCAAGAAGATGACCTTATTCCTATGACCGTTTTATTTTACTAAACACAATGCAtgtgagcctctccccacccctccccctggagCTGTTCATGCTCTGACTGATGTCAACAGAGTTGTCCTCCTTTATCGTCACGGTACCTGGAGAACCCCCTGGGAATGAGGAGTAGTTGAGGGTGTCCCTTTTGGGCTGGGAGAGCGGTTCTGTGCAGGTTCTCTTCCTCTGTGGTCACCCGATCACCTGTGTCACATTCCCTTTCTGTCTCTTCATACACAGAGCTGTCCCTGATCACCCTGCACTGGTTCCTCACGTGCTTCGCTAGCGTTGTGCATATCAAACTGCTGCTGCGCATCTGGGACCTCTTCTTCTACCAGGGTTCGCTAGTGCTCTTCCAGGTCACCTTGGGCATGCTCAGTATGAAGGTAACAACCACCTCCTGTGCCCTGATTTCTAGCAGCCTGGCTTTCTCttcaggaaggaggaagaaagagGATTCTAGGGGTGGGGACCTCCTGTACCCACTGGTTGTACATGGTTCAGGAGTTTACTTTGCAGGGGAGCGAGAGCCGCCATCTTGATTTCCTCAGAATCTGGGGATGTGAAGAGTGTCCTGGCAGAAGGTCAGTCAGCAATCCATTGTTTGAGATTTGGGAGACTCAGTCAAGAAGATGGCTTCCCGTTCCTGctctttttcccctcacctccactCCCCATGTCTCACCATCACCCTCCCTCATTTGCTACACCCCTCTGACTCCTGAGCCGAGAGTAACACAGACTGGAGACTTGTCCTgccctccctggctctggagaGCTCTTTGTTTTTTACTACCTGTGGATGGGGATGTAAAACCAAGGTGCTGACCATTTGGGGATGATAAAAGATCCTTTGGTGCTGTTCGCACAAGTCCGAGGGTGTGAGCCCTGTTGTCCTGGCCACATTTAATTTGGGTGATCACATTTGGCCACCCTAAACTTTCTCCCATTCAGAATTCAGGGGAAGTTATCCTGTGACTCACTTGTATAGTATTGCTGGTGCAGGATGGCGATTGTGCAGCAccctgaggtggctgcatttccgtgGTGGATGAAGTGATTTCTGGATATGTCTCTGGTATAATGTGCTGTGGGATTCTTTGGTATGAAAGCGGTAGAGCAGTGTGAGATGCTGCTGCTATCTCCTGACCAAGCAGCTTGGACTTTTTCTTACTGAAACTTTAAAGAAGAAATCTAGTTGCTCCTGAGGTAAATTTTGGGCCTAGACTGCATTCTGAGGTGTAAGCAGGGCTTTTAGCAGTCCTAGTGAGTGTCACTGACATGTTCAGCATATTATGTATGTGTGGGTTCTCCCCATTCCCGCAGGAAGATGAGCTAATCCAGTCGGAGAATTCTGCCTCCATCTTCAACACTCTCTCGGACATCCCGTCTCAGATCGAGGACGCGGAGGTGCTGCTGCGGGAGGCCATGCGCGTCGCTGGCTCACTGACAGACATGGCGGTGGAGACCCAGCGCCGCAAGCACTTGGCTTACCTCATCGCTGACCAAGGGCAGCTACTCAACCCCAGCGCCGCTGTCAATAATCTATCCAAGGTGAGTGCACAGAGCCCTGCCCATCTGGGCTGTTAGGGACTGCAGATCCCCTTCATGACACTGCCTTCTGGGCTAGCTGGTCATTCACCCTTATAACACTCTGTTAGCATGAGGCCACCCTGCCTTAGCAGGCTTTGGCTCCATGATAAACTTCCCTTCTCTCAGCTCCCCAGTGAGGGGGAGTGAGTGCTAGGACTGTGGTGGGAGTTGACCACATGTACTGTTCTCACTACCGGGAGACCATGCTGTCAGACCTCCCACATCCGCCACAGCCACCAGACCTCCCACACCTGCCACAGCCAGCCCACATGCGAGGGATCGCGGCAGCCAGCTAAGCGCTAAACACTGCCTTTCACTGTCTTCATGGAATGAATTAATTTTATGTTGCAATAGATCCATGGGTCATCTCCTGTTCTCCCcctcaccagtcagtgcttggcTGTTCTTGTGCTTTATCCAGTCCTGTTCTGAGTGCCCCTGATGGtgctcatccactcccagtttaaTCCACAGCCTGATAGACCCCACTGTCAAAAATCATTCCTGCTGGTCCTCTTGCTCAGAGTGGTTTGGTTACTGCCCATTCTGTCTGGGACCACTCCAAACAGTTCCCCTCTCTCTTTGTGGTGTACACCCCTCAGAGACTTGCTGACAGTCGCTGTGTCCTCTTGCCCTACTCTAGCCCCTTTATGCCAATCTATACATGTTTAGTTCTTCTAATGTCTCTTCACGAGTCCACTCTGTCTCACTCTTCCCCCCCTTCAGATTGTGCGGCGCAGGACCCAGCGCAGGAAATCTGGCATTACCTCGTTGCTTTTCGGTGAGGACAAGTGTGTTCCTTGCATGTTGTGATGGTGCTGTCAGGATGGAGGGTGAAAGAATAGTCTGGAGGCAGAGGAATGGTTGGGCATGGGGAAATGGAGTGGGAGAACATTCCTTCAGCAACAAGAAAAAGTAAGACAAGGGAAGAGATTGAatgaggagaagagaagggagtttgAACTTGCTGAGTTTGCACTCCCCAAAACTGAGGGAAGAAGCAGACTTTTCCTGATAGCCACAGGAAGTAGCGTGCTTTGCTCTTTAGCCCTTAATCTTCTTGCTGCAGGTCCAGCCACCCCCAAAATATGAAGCCATTTAGGACAGGAATGTCCAAAGTCCctcttttactcctgggggaattctgcaccactgcgcatgtgcaaaatttatgtcccctgcagatttctttgcttccccacagaaaaatgactttttcattttttggcacagaatgtccTCAGGACTATCCTTTGGAGACTTAAAATGCAACCCATGACTATCCATAGCCCCTACCCTCATCCATGATCTCTACTCTGAACactttcacattttaattttcattgtgGGTGAGCTCACCCAACATGTAACATCAAGAAAACCACTGGCACAAGCAAAGAGTAACATTAtgcatgcatttaaaaatacatacctTATGGAGTAGCAGAAGCTGACTTCCCGCATAAGAAATAGATCCTCCAGAAAGTACCATATCTTATCCCAGGGCAGatttttgggtggggggaagtTTGGTAAAAATTAGGAATGGTGTTTTTAGGGCCAAAACATTTCCCCCTGTCATTAATTTCTTGGAAGTTTTCCTGACTTTTTCTCCTGGCTCATCATGGCCTGGTTGTGAAACTCTGAACTCGTGTGGTGTTGGCCTTGCTGCGGAGAGTGCCTTCAGTATTTTCTGTCAGGTTAATGGGGAACTACAAGCTTATATactattgcatttaaaaaaaatacagtgaagGATGTTAggtttgcaaagtcaaacactcactGGTTAGGAAATAGCAGAATGAATGTTACCTGTGCAACTTAAATctggcccccttgtgcatatggattatgatacagtcttGAATTACAGGATCACGTTCAATTATCACAAGACCCTGCCTTATTCAGAGCACGGATTTCACAGAATTATTCATGTAGCTGTAGGTCCCAGTTCAAGCtctactgcaatccacaaaactcctacCCAACTCCATGGGCGCCCAAACTCAGGcaatgtttacattttcagaataaaagttCCCTTGGTGCCTAAGTTCCTTTCTCTGAGTGTGTGTGCTGCTGCCTCCCGCTAGGCATCTGGACACACATCCTGTGCCTCAGCCcaagagcaattcacaaaccagggggGATAGGCATTCTGGCACTTCAGTCGtgtgcagggcccaatccagtaggcgtGCCCAGAGGCTGCCTACCAGagcaggtcccattcaaaataaAGGAGGAGCCTGGTGATGGTGGTACcagtgcccaccttataacttacagagcagtggtcagagcactcgcctgggaggtgggagacccaggtccagttgcccccctctctgccagagggggagaaaggatttgaacaggtgcCTCCTACTTCTCAGGAGAGCtctttaaccactgagctaaggGACATTCTGATGTAGgctctctccatctctcctgctgaagctcttCTGGTTTGGAAAACTAATGAAAgagtggctggagcagggagcctggcccctcagtctcccatctcccaggtgggtgccctgatcactggactctccctctctctctcaaggcTGTTTAAGTATTTATGCatcacttcctcctcctcagggGCAGGGTTTAGCACACACCTTTCTTGTTGGCATCACCCATTGCCTAGGTTGGGTGGCTTCCCACTGCACGTGCTGGTTTGTGTGGATCGCATTCTTCAGTGCCTGTCTGTCTCCATTGATGGTATAGGCAGCCCAGGTGCTTGGCTTGGTGGGTCACAGtgctgttcctgtgatttttttctagCACGTAAAAGTTAGGCGCCGTGATGCTTAGCATCGCAATGCCTACGGTCCTTCGTGGATCccaccctaagtgacttgcccagcatcacataggaactctgcgGTACAGGCAAGGAGAGAATCCAATTCCCCACAGCAGTATTTAAACTGCCTAAACCACAAGTCTTTTCCTGCAGTTCCccacctcattcactacacactttTCAACAACctcaacaaatgaggcagggaacCTACAGATAACAGCCTCCTTTCACTACACAATCCTGATTAATTTCCTGAGCACTGTGTCCATTCAGTGCACTGAATGGAGCAGAGGTCTTGTGGAAATAAGAGTAGTGATCATGAGATTAAAGGCTGAATCATggtgcatatgcacaagggggccgaattaagattgcacaggaaaccttaattctggcatttcctatcttgagtgcttgattttacaaacttaactttcttttaatgtaatttttttgtatgtaattttctatgttttttttaaaaaagcaaactgaaaaaccagAAATTTTATCTCGTGAAACCATATTGGCACCCACATGGTTCTTCAGCTGTGTAAGAATCTTTTGATCCACCAGACAGACCCCGTCTTGAGCTAACAGTACCTtatagcagtagtaggctgttatcctctgagTGGAGCAGCACTAAAGGTGCatattttgccagtgggtttcacagccgttttctgacagcagagaaatgttgactcaggactcctggattctattccaggTTCTAGGATGAGTGTAATCTAGTGGTTACAGTCCCTTCTGCCGCAGTCACggttcccttcccccacacccagttCCTAGAACCAGTCTCATCACCCACAAGTCCAGCTCCTCTCTCCTTTGCGCTCCAGTCAGGCTGCACCCTTCTCCTTGCTGCCTGGTTGCCACCAGGGGGAGCATTGAGACACAGgacagacaggctccctgcttttGGTTCCTGTGCTTAGTGCCATGGTGGCATCCCAGTGAtaggagcatgctcagtgaagagAGATTCTTCGGAGAATTTAGCTACCAAATTCTAACGCGTCTcagctgagcatgtgtgaactgagacTTTCAGAGGCCAAATTTGAGCAGATTTTCATGAGGATGGCAAGAGACTCATCCTTGGTACCAGGACAACACccagccaaatttcaaatccctgctccagagcagggaggTACCTCAGCTTCTCGACAAAATGGTGGTATGAGGTTTTTTTAACATGGACGAAATGTATTTTCCCAtgtcttgttctcagaaatggttacaccatttttgctgaaatttcgcCAAAAAAATCAACCCGAGGTGGACCCacggcatggaaaatttcagcctgattGAACAGTTAAAATTTAGCAAAGTTataggcaactgaaaacaaggttgTGTGACACTCCCATTATAGGACCCTACTATAGGCCCTGCTACCTGCACTGCCTATAATATAGGGCCTTTGGTGGGGTGTGTATATGCCTCATGTTAAGgcaggcagggaaatgattaacgAGCGCTCAtttagggcctgctcctgctcccttggagtcagtgggagtattAACAGTGACTTGGATGGGAGCAGGGCCAGATCCTTCATGCAGGGGGATAAGGCAGTGGGAGGGCCCTGAGGGGCAGAGGAAGTGCACACACTCCCCATCTTTTCCCTGCCCAGGAAGTGCGCAGGCAGAGAGGGGGAGATGAGCAACCGGCTCTCTTCAGATGGGGTCAGACAGCTTACGAGCGTCTGTGTCAGCTGAGAACTGTTGTTTTCTCATGGCTCCTGCTGGCCTCCCCTTTATTGGCATGGGGAGAAGGAGGCTGAATCCAGCCCCAGTCCTGGTCCCCTGTGTACTTGGCATAAAGGTGCCTGGGCCTTAGGGTGACAGGATGCAgtattttgtttctctccctcccctcataTCGCCCCCTTTTCCTGTTAGCTATGAGCGGGGCCCAGATGTTCAGGTGGGGCCAGAGCAATGGTTACACTCTGACCAGAGGGAGCAGTCGTAATTGTCTCTTCTCAGGCTGAGGGAGGGGACAGCCACCTTTTTTCCCAGCATGGGATTGGGGGTTTCCTTTCTCTTCACCTTTCTCTTGTCCCGCAATCTCAGGTGAAGATGATTTAGAGGCACTGAAGGCCAAGAACATCAAGCAGACGGAGCTGGTGGCTGACCTTCGTGAGGCGATCCTGCAGGTGGCACGGCACTTCCAGTGCGTGGATCCAAAGAACTGCAGCATTGTGAGTGGGGGCGCACTGTACAAGGCTAAACCTGGGTCCCTCGTGCTGCAGGGCCAAGGCCGGGTCCCCCTACCCCTAGCCCTGGAGGAGCTGCCGGACTGCAAGGAGATCCGCCATGGGCAGGATCTATGTGTTGCACGTTGCCTGTCCCAGGTGGAGGGAAGGGAGCCATGCTTGATCCTGGAGCTAGCAGAGCTAATCTATCCACcggggggggagcagagagcgGTACTAAACACGGGGGAGCACCCCAGTACTTCTAGTAACCTTCTTACTGCTCCTCTGTGCTTCTCTTCTGCACGAACTCAGGACCTGACTCCGGATTACACCATGGAGAGCCACCAGCGGGACCATGAAAACTATGTGGCATGTTCCCAGCACCGTCGGCGCCGAGCCAAGGCACTGCTGGACTTCGAGCGCCATGACGATGACGAGTTAGGCTTCCGCAAGAACGACATCATCACAGTAcgagggctgggtgggggcagaatCCCGTGGCGTGATacaccctctctgccccctttcaGAGAGGGCGTGTTACAGGCACCCACCTCGAGCCACCACATAGGGCAAGTGTTTCGTCCCCCTTATAGCCTCGTCCCTGGGGAGTCGGGCTGAGGTGTCCCTCCCAGCGCCCTATGCTGGGTTGCCGGTTATGGAGTCTGTGGTTGGGGGTTCTGGCTGATCCAGGCGGGACACAGAATTCCTTTGGGGATGCTTGCCACCTCCTGCTGGAACTGGTTAGGGGATCACCCTGGCTATCAGAAAGCCCCCACGCCCCCAGAGCGAAAGGCAGATAAGATTTGAACTCAGTGCTCTGTGCCACCAGGGCACTGGGCCAGCCCAGCCTCATCTAAGGGCACCCAATAGTGTGGAAACCTTGGCACCACCTCCTTACATCCCAGGGTGGGAACgagagggaggaaagggaaaCCCGCTGCCCATCAAAGAGCAAGAAGCTACTGCTCTGAATAGCTGTCAGATGTGGGGTGTGTTGTGTTGGCAGCATTGTCCTGCACCCGCATGGCGAGTAGAACTAGCCTTTTACCCCCAAGTAGTGTGGGGCCAACAGAACCACCAATGGGGAAGAAAAAGGGAGGAGGGTTTTGGCACAATGGCTGATCATCATTTaactcctcttctcccaccctcaGGAACTCCTGCCTCTTGCCCAGGGTGCCTGCATAACCCATGCTAACCCAGAGCGGCCCTTTATCCCCATCGAGTGGCTGAACTACGTAAAGAGACTGCTACAGCCGCTGAGCTAGTGGACTTGGTCCTGTAGCTCCTATGGGAGAGGCTTATGCTTTTAGATTCAGGGGTCCCAGGTTCAGTCCCCACAAAGAACCTGACTACGTGTTTTGTTACTCCTGTCTCTGGTGTCTGGGAAGTACCTACCTCTAG
The nucleotide sequence above comes from Caretta caretta isolate rCarCar2 chromosome 1, rCarCar1.hap1, whole genome shotgun sequence. Encoded proteins:
- the SGSM3 gene encoding small G protein signaling modulator 3; the encoded protein is MSGNYTPSSGGPFSALTPSIWPQEILAKYTQKEELVEQPEFRYDEFGFRVDKEDGAEPNSSKLLGIPLTEEPQQRLKWQAHLEFTHNHDVGDLTWDKIEVTLPGSDKLRSLVLAGIPHSMRPQLWMRLSGALQKKRNSEMSYRDIVKNSSNDETISAKQIEKDLLRTMPSNACFSNMNSIGVPRLRRILRGLAWLYPEIGYCQGTGMVAASLLLFLEEEDAFWMMCAIIEDLVPASYFSTTLMGVQTDQRVLRHLIVQYLPRLDKLLQEHDIELSLITLHWFLTCFASVVHIKLLLRIWDLFFYQGSLVLFQVTLGMLSMKEDELIQSENSASIFNTLSDIPSQIEDAEVLLREAMRVAGSLTDMAVETQRRKHLAYLIADQGQLLNPSAAVNNLSKIVRRRTQRRKSGITSLLFGEDDLEALKAKNIKQTELVADLREAILQVARHFQCVDPKNCSIDLTPDYTMESHQRDHENYVACSQHRRRRAKALLDFERHDDDELGFRKNDIITIISQKDEHCWVGELNGLRGWFPAKFVEVLDERSKEYSVAGDDSVTEGVTDLVRGTLCPALKSIFEHGLKKPSLLGGPCHPWLFIEEAAGREVERDFDSVYSRLVLCKTYRLDEDGKVLTPEELLYRAVQSVNMTHDAAHAQMDVKLRSLICVGLNEQVLHLWLEVLCSSLQTVEKWFHPWSFLRSPGWVQIKCELRVLSRFAFSLSQDWELPIKREEKEKKPLKEGVQDMLVKHHLFSWDIDG